The Falco naumanni isolate bFalNau1 chromosome 1, bFalNau1.pat, whole genome shotgun sequence genome window below encodes:
- the SELPLG gene encoding P-selectin glycoprotein ligand 1: MPASTAARGPAASPGRGPMAPGQAVPVMLVLVLSTLWVCEAMPPPEPGQHHGAQWVWGAAGQAQAEPLPLSRRKRADGGHQPSATATTPGHGHDASTMLSSNTSDSPEPNLLLSSAPAPAPSTNASLQQALVVPTTADPQDETDSPDPDLLLGSTPAPSTNASLQQALTAPTTADPQDETDSPDPDLLLGSTPAPAPSTNASLQQALTAPTTADPQDETDSPDPDLLQGSEPAEPSTQAAPQKSITTIPSWLTSPGEEKMVANGTDSSSVTPPALDPTTTGYKKVRKAGTPPATTGLAPGVTQPRGTTAPLPWDPSRVMGKCLLAILLLALVAATFMVCTGVLGTLLWRRARTGHRRFSRTEMICISSLLPDGEVATNGPKAGPARRPKLLLNGSSEADGDNLTLSSFLPEHS, translated from the exons AtgcctgccagcactgcagctcggggtcctgcagcatcccccgGCAGAG GTCCCATGGCACCGGGCCAGGCCGTGCCAGtgatgctggtgctggtgctgagcaccctgTGGGTGTGCGAGGCCATGCCACCGCCAGAGCCGGGGCAGCACCATGGTGCGCAGTGGGTCtggggggcggccgggcaggcgcaggctgagcccctgccACTGTCCCGCAGGAAGAGGGCCGACGGTGGGCATCAGCCCAGTGCCACCGCCACCACGCCAGGGCACGGCCACGATGCCTCCACGATGCTCAGCAGCAACACGAGTGATTCCCCTGAGCCCAacctgctgctgagctctgccccagcaccagcacccagcaccaacgccagcctgcagcaggcactTGTGGTGCCGACCACAGCCGATCCGCAGGATGAGACCGATTCCCCTGATCCCgacctgctgctgggctccacaccagcacccagcaccaacgccagcctgcagcaggcactCACAGCACCCACCACAGCTGATCCGCAGGATGAGACTGATTCCCCTGATCCTgacctgctgctgggctccacaccagcaccagcacccagcaccaacgccagcctgcagcaggcactCACAGCACCCACCACAGCCGATCCGCAGGATGAGACCGATTCCCCTGATCCCGacctgctgcagggctctgagccagcagagcccagcacacaGGCAGCACCCCAAAAGAGCATCACCACCATCCCCAGCTGGCTCACATCACCTGGTGAGGAGAAGATGGTGGCCAACGGCACGGACAGCAGCTCGgtgacccccccagccctcgACCCCACCACCACAGGTTACAAGAAAGTCAGGAAAGCTGGAACTCCCCCTGCGACAACTGGTTTGGCCCCGGGGGTCACGCAGCCTCGGGGGACCACGGCGCCACTCCCCTGGGACCCCAGCAGGGTGATGGGCAAGTGCCTGCTGgccatcctgctgctggcactggtggCTGCCACCTTCATGGTGTGCACAGGGGTGCTGGGCACCTTGCTCTGGCGCCGGGCACGGACAGGACACCGCCGGTTCAGCCGCACCGAGATGATCTGcatctcctccctgctgcccgATGGCGAGGTGGCCACCAACGGCCCCAAAGCCGGCCCAGCTCGGCGGCCGAAGCTGCTGCTCAATGGCAGCTCCGAGGCTGACGGTGACAACCTGACTCTCAGCAGCTTCCTGCCAGAGCACTCCTGA